The Deltaproteobacteria bacterium genome contains the following window.
CTTCTCAGTGCAAGAAGCTGGTGTCGTACTCAGCCTCTACGGCGTTGGTTCGATTATCGGATCATACATTGGAGGTTGGCTGAGTGATCGTATCGGTTCGATCACTGCGCAGATTGTGAGTTTATTGCTGGCGACAGTGGCAGTCGTCGCACTCGGTGCAATGCATTCGCCTACGGCCATTGTCGTTGTTGTTCTGCTCTGGAGTATCGTGTCTGAAAGTATGCGTCCGGCGAACGGAGCCGCGCTTGCAGAACTCAGCCCACCACATTTGCAGGTCCGTTCCTTCGGTGTGCGACGCTTGAGCATGAATCTCGGCATGTCGATCGGCCCTGCCCTTGGCGGTTTTCTCGTGACCTTGTCGTATCGTTGGCTCTTTGTCATTGAAGCCGGTGTTGGAGTATTAGCGGCAGGACTGCTGTGGGGCCTGCTATTACCGGTCTCACGACGCGTGCCTTCATCACACCAGTCAGAGTCTTCGAGCACGGAAGTCAAAGCAGCTCGCCAATCACCGTGGCAGGATAAAATCTTCCTGACCATTCTCGTGCTCACCTCACTTTTAGTCATTGTCCTCTTTCAGTTGTTCGGTGCCTATCCGTTGACGTTAGCCGAAGTGCACCATTTCCCCTCGTATGCCATTGGTCTTGTCTTTACATTGAATACGTTGGTGATCGTCGTATGTCAGATGCCAGTTCTGCATGTCGTCGAACGTTTTGACACGTTACGAGTTATTGGCATCGGCGCATTTCTGCTGTGTGCTGGATTTGCGCTGTTACCATTAGGAACGACGCCAGGAGCTTTGGCTGTGACAGTATTGGTGTGGACCTGTGGTGAGATGTTGACGACACCGCTGCTGGAGAGCTTCGTCGCCCGACGCAGTCCCGTCGAAAATCGTGGACAATATATGGGGATGTTTAGCTCTGCGTTTTCCGTTGCCTTCGTACTGGCGCCAGTTGGTGGTACCTGGGTGTATGGGCACTATGGATACCTCACACTGTGGTGGATATGTGGACTACTGGGAGTGATGTTATTGGTGGCGTTTTGCTTGTTGAGTATTGCGGTGCGCAAGCAACAACTCGCTGAGGGTCAATTGAATGTTGCGGGATAGGTTGCCGTCATTCCCGCGTAGGCGGGAATCCAGGAGGTATAAGCAGAGGCTGGTGTATGGAGAGGTAGATTCTAGGCATGGATGGAAGAGCGGCGAAGGCCAAGTTGGTCCATCACGGCATCAAGCGAGACCTGTCGCAATTCTGCTAAAGCGATCAGGGCTCGTGGACGCTCGACGTCTGCCTGCTCTATCTGATCCGTCAATCGTAGGAGTTCTACATGTTCAGCAGGGGTAATGGTTTCCTCCTGCGACTTGGCAGCTAACTCCTCGTAACGCTGGCGTACAGTTTGTGGCAATCCCTGGTTGATCTGTTCTAACAAGTCAGTCTCAGTTTTGGAAAGGCTGACCGCTCGTTGACGCGCTTGGAGAGCGAGGAGTTTGTTGACAACCTGTTCAAGCTCGTTGGGCTCTAGCTGGGCAACACCTTTGAGGAGGTCATCAATATCAATCTCAACCTGTGATGCGACTTGCACTTTTGACATTGGCGCTGTCCTTCCTCTTTCTCATACGCTGCCAGCAATTCCTTATACCATCCGGTCGGTAGAAAAAGAACCTTCAGCAGTAGTGCGAGACCAGAATGAATTGCCCGGTTGCGAAAGCTTACAAAGCGTAGTTTGATACCCGCATGGCGGCTCGCGATGTGTTTCATGAAGCAGTAAAAATAGCTCTCGTCAAAGAGGGTTGGATAATCACACACGATCCGCTGTCTCTTTCTTTTGGTGGTGTTGATCTCTACATTGATCTAGGAGCAGAGAAGGTTATTGCTGCGGAAAGAGAAGGGCAACGTATCGCGGTGGAGATCAAGAGCTTCAGCGGCCCTTCGCTGATCTCTGACTTTCATGTAGCCCTTGGACAGTTTCTGAATTATCGTTTGGTTTTAGAAGCGCAAGATCCAGAGCGTCACTTGTATCTGGCTGTCCCGCTTGATGCTCACGTCGCATTCTTTACGCTACCGTTCGCTCAGTCTGCGATCCGTCGTTATCAACTCAAGGTACTCGTGTATAACAGTCAAACCCAGGAGATTCTCCAATGGCAAAGCTAGATGACTATCGCCGCTGTGTTCAGCAAGTCCTAGAACAGTATGGCCAACTGAAACCTGCCTATGGCGACATTGAGCGACAACTGCTCTTTGATCCGCTTCGTGATCATTATCAATTGGTTGTTGTCGGCTGGCAGCAGCAACAGCGCGTGTATAACTGCATCGTGCATGTTGACATCAAAGAAGGCCAGATTTGGATACAATACGACACCACTGAGAATGGAATCGCCAACGATTTCGTTGCGCACGGCATTCCCAAAGAAGACATTGTACTTGCGTTCCATGCTCCGTATAAGCGGCCTTACACAGGATTTGGCGTCGGTAAAGATCAGGCCAGGCA
Protein-coding sequences here:
- a CDS encoding XisI protein is translated as MAKLDDYRRCVQQVLEQYGQLKPAYGDIERQLLFDPLRDHYQLVVVGWQQQQRVYNCIVHVDIKEGQIWIQYDTTENGIANDFVAHGIPKEDIVLAFHAPYKRPYTGFGVGKDQARQHAA
- a CDS encoding fatty-acid oxidation protein subunit alpha → MAARDVFHEAVKIALVKEGWIITHDPLSLSFGGVDLYIDLGAEKVIAAEREGQRIAVEIKSFSGPSLISDFHVALGQFLNYRLVLEAQDPERHLYLAVPLDAHVAFFTLPFAQSAIRRYQLKVLVYNSQTQEILQWQS
- a CDS encoding STAS/SEC14 domain-containing protein, with protein sequence MSKVQVASQVEIDIDDLLKGVAQLEPNELEQVVNKLLALQARQRAVSLSKTETDLLEQINQGLPQTVRQRYEELAAKSQEETITPAEHVELLRLTDQIEQADVERPRALIALAELRQVSLDAVMDQLGLRRSSIHA
- a CDS encoding MFS transporter, which translates into the protein MWSFYSQLFTGLPREVWLLSLVTFVQRSGTMVLPFLTLYLTQKQGFSVQEAGVVLSLYGVGSIIGSYIGGWLSDRIGSITAQIVSLLLATVAVVALGAMHSPTAIVVVVLLWSIVSESMRPANGAALAELSPPHLQVRSFGVRRLSMNLGMSIGPALGGFLVTLSYRWLFVIEAGVGVLAAGLLWGLLLPVSRRVPSSHQSESSSTEVKAARQSPWQDKIFLTILVLTSLLVIVLFQLFGAYPLTLAEVHHFPSYAIGLVFTLNTLVIVVCQMPVLHVVERFDTLRVIGIGAFLLCAGFALLPLGTTPGALAVTVLVWTCGEMLTTPLLESFVARRSPVENRGQYMGMFSSAFSVAFVLAPVGGTWVYGHYGYLTLWWICGLLGVMLLVAFCLLSIAVRKQQLAEGQLNVAG